The genomic stretch ATAAGGTTCAAGTATTTCTGAACCACGAAGACTACTCGCGGAAGAATCCTCCATTGACTCCGCTCCCGAATCTCTCTGAAGATTAGCTACCTCTCCTCTGCCTTCCATGTCCCCATTATCCTCAGTAGTATCTCCGGAATTAAAATCAAAATCTACACTAATCTTAAATAAACGAAGAGCAGGTAGAGAATATACTTCTTCCGTGCCAATAATCCCTTTGATGGTCGTAAGGGTCTTCTCAACTTCTCTTTGGGTAGGTGCAATTAGGGTAAACCAAATATTATAAACATGGTTACGTAAGTAATTATGTGTCACCCCGGGCATTCCCATAAGTAAATCTGTAAGAATCTGAATTTTATCCTCCTGCACCTTAGCGGCACACAAGGTGCTTTTGTATCCCAAGCGATGGGAGTCAAACACCCCACCCAAACGGCGGATAATCCCCTCCCGACGGAGGAATTGAATTCGTTGCCACGCTTCTTGCTCTGTGCTCCCGGTAAGACTGGCTAAAGTCTCGTAGGGACGGGCTGCAACAGGGAAATCCGTTTGCACGATATTCAGCAAAGCTCGATCGAGAGCCTCCATTATTTTACCCCCTTACGCCCATGATATAGGCACCAGGGTTCTTCTGCCATATAATCCCCTTGTTCATAATAAGCAGCCCGAGCTCGGCAGCCTCCGCATACTTTTTTATATTCACATACCCCGCAGCCGCCTTTATAATCCATAGTGCGCAGTTCGTTAAGCACTTGATTATTTTTCCAAATCTCATCAAAGGGGGTCTCCCGCACATCCCCAAGAGGGATATTGAGGTAAGCACAGGGCTGCACTTGACCCTTAGGGTTGATAATGCAATAGGAAGTACCGGCTAAGCAACCTCGGCCGAATCGGGTATTCATTCCCATTTGCTTGGCAATCCGCATAAACTGGGGAGCACAGGTAGGCTTAAGTTCAATATTGACCTCTTGCTGTTTTTTCATAATGCGAGTTAAAGCATCTTCATATTCTTCAGCCCGCAGAGATTCCTCTTCGATCGATACTGCTCGTCCCGTAGGCACGAGGAAAAAGAAATGATGAGCAACTGCCCCTTCAGCCACTGCAAAATCCGTAATAGCTTCCAATTCATGGCGATTCCAATCCATCACTGTTGTATGGATTTGGAAAGGAAGTCCCACTTCACGACAGTTACGCATCCCTTGGACTGCCTCTTCCCAAGCGCGCGGGTACTTGCGGAATTGGTTGTGCTTTTCTATGGATAAGGAATCCAAGGAAATTCCCATACCCATAGCTCCTGCCTCTTTCAGACGGCGAGCCATGTCGACAGTGATTAATGTCCCATTGGTGCCAAAGACCGGACGTAAGCCCAGGGATGTGGCATGAGCTACTAATTCCACTATATCTGGACGAAGTAGAGGTTCTCCGCCGCTAAAAATCATTATTTTAAAGCCTGCTTTGGCAATCTGTTCAAGAAGTGTTTTTGCCTCACTGGTATTCAGTTCCTCTTCCGCTTGGCAACCGGCATCTCGATAACAATGATCGCAATACATATTGCAGGCATTCGTCGTATTCCATGAAACAATCATGATTCATCCTCCTTTATCCAGCGGGCTGCATCAAGCGCATGGTAGGTAATGATGAGATCAGCCCCAGCTCGTTTCATGCTGACCAGGCTTTCCATGACGACACGCTTTTCGTCAATCCAACCCTTTTCAGCGGCGGCTTTGACCATGGCATACTCCCCGCTGACATTATACGCAGCAATAGGTAGCCCGAACTGCTCCTTCGTCCGATAAGTAATATCTCCGTATGCAAGGGCAGGTTTGACGATGATAATATCCGCTCCCTCTTCGATATCCAAAGCCGTCTCCAGCATCGCTTCATTACCATTAGGAGGATCCATCTGATAAGTACGACGATCACCAAATTGCGGGGTGGAACCGGCTGCTTCACGAAAAGGCCCATAAAAAGCTGAGGCAAATTTTGCCGAGTAAGACATAATCGGAATGTGACTGTATCCGGCATCGTCTAACGCCTCACGAATGGCCGCTACTCGACCATCCATCATATCGGAAGGAGCCACCATATCTGCTCCAGCCTCAGCATGGGAAACTGCCGTCTGCGCGAGCAATTTTAGGGTAGGATCATTGAGAACCCTCCCCTCTTGAATCACTCCACAATGTCCATGATCGGTATATTCGCAAAGACAAACATCCGTAATGACATAAAGATTGGGATAATGAAGCTTT from Desulfitobacterium dichloroeliminans LMG P-21439 encodes the following:
- a CDS encoding AsnC family transcriptional regulator, giving the protein MEALDRALLNIVQTDFPVAARPYETLASLTGSTEQEAWQRIQFLRREGIIRRLGGVFDSHRLGYKSTLCAAKVQEDKIQILTDLLMGMPGVTHNYLRNHVYNIWFTLIAPTQREVEKTLTTIKGIIGTEEVYSLPALRLFKISVDFDFNSGDTTEDNGDMEGRGEVANLQRDSGAESMEDSSASSLRGSEILEPYPVDEADKSLIRELQGNIPQSLIPFAEIAESLAWPEEKVLARIQSLQRHKVLRRFGAVLRHQKAGFTANAMGVWQVPEEKAEEIGKIMAAFREVSHCYQRPTLTDWPYNLFTMIHARSEEECGEVMVKISRATGIKDYSMLFSIKELKKSSMQYYREEDD
- the nirJ2 gene encoding putative heme d1 biosynthesis radical SAM protein NirJ2, translating into MIVSWNTTNACNMYCDHCYRDAGCQAEEELNTSEAKTLLEQIAKAGFKIMIFSGGEPLLRPDIVELVAHATSLGLRPVFGTNGTLITVDMARRLKEAGAMGMGISLDSLSIEKHNQFRKYPRAWEEAVQGMRNCREVGLPFQIHTTVMDWNRHELEAITDFAVAEGAVAHHFFFLVPTGRAVSIEEESLRAEEYEDALTRIMKKQQEVNIELKPTCAPQFMRIAKQMGMNTRFGRGCLAGTSYCIINPKGQVQPCAYLNIPLGDVRETPFDEIWKNNQVLNELRTMDYKGGCGVCEYKKVCGGCRARAAYYEQGDYMAEEPWCLYHGRKGVK
- the hemB gene encoding porphobilinogen synthase, which produces MQLINRPRRLRSSEAIRRMVREHHVRIEDLIYPMFVMFGEQKKLPISSMPGVHNYSLDEYLLALKEVVAAGIPAVLLFGIPEEKDEVGTGAYDHHGIIQEAVRLTKLHYPNLYVITDVCLCEYTDHGHCGVIQEGRVLNDPTLKLLAQTAVSHAEAGADMVAPSDMMDGRVAAIREALDDAGYSHIPIMSYSAKFASAFYGPFREAAGSTPQFGDRRTYQMDPPNGNEAMLETALDIEEGADIIIVKPALAYGDITYRTKEQFGLPIAAYNVSGEYAMVKAAAEKGWIDEKRVVMESLVSMKRAGADLIITYHALDAARWIKEDES